In Cydia splendana chromosome 25, ilCydSple1.2, whole genome shotgun sequence, a single genomic region encodes these proteins:
- the LOC134802677 gene encoding uncharacterized protein LOC134802677 — MRNGDSRMTERNRMTEIGSSAYGFVVTKSAFQVWRTLVTTGQVGPPTSERGPAPGEHAAPRSLGDDVSSDSDAVRAEDDDDIAIVEKTLVTIDLSEDIREEDKTKKVVSTKGKAAASSKTEGHGHETGEKDEIMIVENATANTSDNRTVLLQKRKSSKHGNKPDKNHPACSKCKKVAKQIDKTIDKNKEIVDLDAPSPPTDVLEALQDLDVNNFETTIVFDSDDEDVRPNVDKKSEVSNEPNEDSVPSTNDNESQMNEKAEKRHQRASSDSSNGNLVIDDDANIESESSNSDSEDKTLRRSNMKYNIYDKKRFHEYYPNAKKKVKRRTKISEVTVSDLIKEVTGKTNDVEENAESSSDDGSRSSDSSGGKEREMGEEEGSIDPKLLMYAVVLLERIDVCSPRPVSRVSSKSPSTTTPRSSSPESLPIKTEPILSLSRSPIRDTSSPVPPMPERASSPLLSRISPPPPLGPSPVLSKITTTPPLGPCPVLSKITTTPPLGPCPVLSKITTTPPLGPSAVLSKITPPPPLGPCPVLSKITTTPPLGPSPVLSKITPPTHPPPPPSPLFTRTSPPPLSILKPDPHPDSLFHFFATTLPPKFVFYKNNIPLLRMCKFCSVVLQRIDLTDKGKMGNRVAKKVELPDIEEVRRNNRSMLTAQVAPRRARRTSGSTPSPSSGSDSDWTPDASDSSAVRRAQRRTGESGSDSRTQRHNTDESSSDSRATQRRDTESDSDEGLQRASQRRTADGSMFGVWRRRQRVKEAELQRMLDNLAGIDGDKDCDHIKSTSMRGPAAAVLSSNCARCAARVLSAPPISGHEARLQRQLLRRAARMARTPTRPRGAPAAPAAAPRRAHGQDTHGESHTARVLAAPPGSMARTPTVSLIQRACWPRRRAAWPGHPRARAGRAAGQHGQDTHGESHTARVLAAPPGSMARTPTVSLIQRACWPRHAHGQDTHARVLAAPPGSMARTPTVSLIQRACWPRRAHGQDTHGESHTARVLAAPPGSMARTPTVSLIQRACWPRRRAAWPGHPRARAGRAAGQHGQDTHGESHTARVLAAPPGSMARTPTVSLIQRACWPRRAHGQDTHARVLAAPPGSMARTPTVSLIQRACWPRRAHGQDTHGESHTARVLAAPPGSMARTPTVSLIQRACWPRRRAAWPGHPRARAGRAAGQHGQDTHGESHTARVLAAPPGSMARTPTAFPATTSTATTPAAAVPTTAPAVTTAAVSTTAAVYTAAAVSTTAAVSTAAAVTTATPTVVMTKAPEIIHRAKKSKKRPHSPSLPPRPRSPPSPVDPEAAAREWLRQKNIAAEKFGIKPRSYKKIAPVVQDSAPATIQPIDASSDTVPKPPQQSNEITILLTSNTEGAAVMPLTEENLARHTGQVFRTAPSSTTPTLFNPSAVADINKKLGALAPTKTLDFLPILKPANTDKLQTTNANVGFRPVITTTRINDDFRPVITNVQSLASLPKTTVKIVPRDMPDLNKPEVFAVVNKKDPKASKNIIIIPSARNPPKKQEEAKTKENTENLPQLVNVSGGVHLPPSSVGQGLHLVVSQSPQKHTILNFQPSISQKNYIPNIVVSGSMIQGVETRPKFTNNSRPNLVTSMSQRPPLILNSVLAGQSSQQQFTLLNSTQVRAVPRSSTVVTTSQPNVLFSSMPGHTMNSTPMVVRSVQAGPTGAPSAPPPWARAQPSNSTPAQPPNSPPALPPNPPPAQPPNPPPAQPPWLRAQPPNSPPAEPPKPLLTQPSANPTPEEEDTSKDGEIVMSSCLEFCQRPQASSTWCEGRDSTSLVVLCTAAAEEGVWYIKTGVQQWYLLVCDEEKPPAEAEYWALRPRVRLALPGNEGNNEGEGDPAAKRLKMSDSDSNPAPEAAPAVKTSYLKVKAFARMMPDPEKARKVATGPREAEAARPREAEAKKLLAPARVYVNNMIYQKMSDDPLFYAKVLVAVPSTAACRALLARGAPLQIYCLQTGKLYPLEAESKKDVSRITLTGDEEVSGALVALAKLLFRPDGRGGTAQLVRCAAACSAHMFADYLRPAAPEDTFRLVEKIKEIRDEK, encoded by the exons ATGCGGAATGGAGATTCTAGAATGACGGAGagaaatcggatgacggagatcggatctagtgc ATACGGGTTCGTGGTGACGAAGTCGGCCTTCCAGGTCTGGCGCACTCTGGTGACAACGGGACAAGTGGGGCCGCCCACG AGCGAGCGCGGGCCGGCGCCGGGCGAGCACGCGGCGCCGCGCAGCCTCGGCGACGACGTCTCCTCCGACTCCGACGCGG TGCGTGCCGAAGATGACGATGACATAGCTATAGTAGAAAAAACTTTAGTGACCATAGACTTATCAGAAGATATTAGAGAAGAAGATAAGACTAAAAAAGTAGTGTCTACGAAAGGAAAAGCAGCCGCCAGTTCTAAAACAGAAGGCCATGGTCACGAGACCGGAGAAAAAGACGAAATAATGATTGTGGAGAATGCCACTGCAAATACGTCTGATAACCGCACAGTACTCTTACAGAAGCGAAAGTCAAGCAAACATGGCAACAAACCTGATAAAAACCACCCTGCATGTAGTAAATGCAAGAAAGtagcaaaacaaatagataAAACTATAGACAAAAATAAAGAGATAGTAGATCTAGACGCACCGAGCCCTCCTACAGATGTTTTAGAAGCTTTGCAAGACTTGGACGTTAATAATTTTGAAACGACAATAGTGTTTGATAGCGATGATGAAGATGTTAGACCAAATGTTGATAAAAAATCGGAAGTTTCTAATGAGCCTAATGAAGATAGTGTTCCTAGTACAAATGATAATGAATCTCAGATGAATGAGAAGGCAGAAAAAAGACATCAAAGAGCATCTAGTGATTCAAGCAATGGAAATTTGGTTATAGATGATGACGCTAACATTGAATCTGAGAGCAGTAATAGTGATTCAGAAGACAAAACCCTAAGACGTAGTAACATGAAATACAATATTTACGACAAGAAACGTTTTCATGAATATTACCCGAATGCAAAGAAGAAAGTAAAAAGAAGAACAAAGATAAGTGAAGTGACAGTAAGTGATCTTATTAAAGAGGTGACAGGGAAGACTAATGATGTTGAAGAAAACGCGGAATCAAGTTCTGATGATGGCAGTCGCAGCAGTGACAGCTCGGGGGGGAAAGAGAGGGAAATGGGAGAAGAAGAGGGGAGTATTG ATCCGAAGCTGCTCATGTACGCAGTAGTATTACTGGAAAGAATCGACGTATGTTCACCTCGTCCCGTATCACGGGTATCTTCTAAATCACCATCAACAACAACACCACGCTCTTCATCCCCAGAATCTCTACCAATAAAGACGGAACCAATTCTCTCACTGTCTAGGTCACCTATAAGAGATACATCATCACCAGTACCACCTATGCCTGAAAGAGCATCTTCTCCACTTTTATCTAGAATAAGCCCACCCCCACCCCTTGGTCCATCTCCAGTGTTATCTAAAATAACCACAACCCCACCCCTTGGTCCATGTCCGGTGTTATCTAAAATAACCACAACCCCACCCCTTGGTCCATGTCCGGTGTTATCTAAAATAACCACAACCCCACCCCTTGGTCCATCTGCGGTGTTATCTAAAATAACCCCACCCCCACCCCTTGGTCCATGTCCGGTGTTATCTAAAATAACCACAACCCCACCCCTTGGTCCATCTCCGGTGTTATCTAAAATAACACCACCCACCCACCCACCCCCACCCCCATCTCCACTCTTCACCAGAACCTCGCCCCCACCCCTTAGTATATTAAAACCCGATCCCCATCCAGATTCCTTATTCCATTTTTTCGCTACAACTTTGCCTCCGAAATTCGTTTTCTACAAAAATAACATACCATTATTGAGAATGTGTAAGTTCTGTTCCGTGGTGCTGCAAAGAATCGATTTGACTGATAAGGGGAAAATGGGCAACAGAGTAGCGAAGAAAGTGGAGTTGCCGGATATAGAGGAAGTGAGAAGAAATAATAGGAGCATGTTGACGGCGCAGGTCGCGCCGCGCCGAGCGAGACGG ACGTCCGGCTCGACTCCCTCGCCATCTAGCGGCTCCGACTCGGACTGGACCCCCGACGCGAGCGACAGCTCGGCCGTCCGGAGAGCACAGCGACGCACCGGGGAATCGGGATCCGACTCGAGAACACAACGACATAACACGGACGAGTCGAGTTCCGACTCGAGAGCGACACAGCGACGCGACACGGAGTCGGATTCCGACGAGGGCTTGCAGAGAGCGTCACAGCGACGTACCGCGGACGGTTCCATGTTCGGCGTGTGGAGAAGGCGCCAGCGGGTCAAGGAAGCCGAACTGCAGCGGATGCTTGACAACTTGGCC GGTATAGATGGCGATAAAGATTGCGATCACATCAAGTCAACCAGTATGCGAGG ACCCGCGGCCGCGGTGTTGTCGTCCAACTGCGCGCGCTGCGCGGCGCGCGTGCTGTCGGCTCCACCAATCAGCGGCCACGAGGCGCGCCTGCAGCGCCAGCtgctgcgccgcgccgcgcgcatggccaggacacccacg cggccacgaggcgcgcctgcagcgccagctgctgcgccgcgccgcgcgcatggCCAGGACACCCACGGTGAGTCTCATACAGCGCGCGTGCTGGCCGCGCCGCCGGGCAGCATGGCCAGGACACCCACGGTGAGTCTCATACAGCGCGCGTGCTGGCCGCGCCGCCGGGCAGCATGGCCAGGACACCCACG CGCGCGTGCTGGCCGCGCCGCCGGGCAGCATGGCCAGGACACCCACGGTGAGTCTCATACAGCGCGCGTGCTGGCCGCGCCGCCGGGCAGCATGGCCAGGACACCCACGGTGAGTCTCATACAGCGCGCGTGCTGGCCGCGCCACGCGCATGGCCAGGACACCCACG CGCGCGTGCTGGCCGCGCCGCCGGGCAGCATGGCCAGGACACCCACGGTGAGTCTCATACAGCGCGCGTGCTGgccgcgccgcgcgcatggCCAGGACACCCACGGTGAGTCTCATACAGCGCGCGTGCTGGCCGCGCCGCCGGGCAGCATGGCCAGGACACCCACGGTGAGTCTCATACAGCGCGCGTGCTGGCCGCGCCGCCGGGCAGCATGGCCAGGACACCCACG CGCGCGTGCTGGCCGCGCCGCCGGGCAGCATGGCCAGGACACCCACGGTGAGTCTCATACAGCGCGCGTGCTGGCCGCGCCGCCGGGCAGCATGGCCAGGACACCCACGGTGAGTCTCATACAGCGCGCGTGCTGgccgcgccgcgcgcatggCCAGGACACCCACG CGCGCGTGCTGGCCGCGCCGCCGGGCAGCATGGCCAGGACACCCACGGTGAGTCTCATACAGCGCGCGTGCTGgccgcgccgcgcgcatggCCAGGACACCCACGGTGAGTCTCATACAGCGCGCGTGCTGGCCGCGCCGCCGGGCAGCATGGCCAGGACACCCACGGTGAGTCTCATACAGCGCGCGTGCTGGCCGCGCCGCCGGGCAGCATGGCCAGGACACCCACG CGCGCGTGCTGGCCGCGCCGCCGGGCAGCATGGCCAGGACACCCACGGTGAGTCTCATACAGCGCGCGTGCTGGCCGCGCCGCCGGGCAGCATGGCCAGGACACCCACG GCATTCCCTGCGACGACTTCCACTGCCACCACCCCTGCCGCCGCCGTGCCTACTACAGCTCCCGCTGTTACCACCGCTGCCGTTTCTACCACCGCTGCCGTTTATACCGCCGCGGCCGTTTCTACCACCGCTGCTGTTTCTACCGCCGCCGCCGTCACCACCGCTACGCCCACTGTTGTTATGACTAAGGCTCCGGAAATTATACATAGAGCTAAAA AAAGCAAGAAACGCCCGCActccccctccctccccccgcGGCCCCGCTCCCCGCCATCTCCCGTAGACCCGGAAGCCGCGGCGCGCGAGTGGCTCCGACAGAAGAATATAGCCGCAGAGAAGTTCGGCATCAAGCCCCGCAGTTACAAGAAGATTGCTCCTGTGGTTCAAGATAGCGCACCAGCCACTATACAGCCTATAGACGCTAGCAGCGATACG GTACCGAAACCGCCCCAACAATCAAACGAGATCACAATATTACTGACCAGCAACACGGAGGGCGCCGCTGTCATGCCTCTCACCGAGGAGAACCTCGCCAGACACACCGGACAGGTCTTCAGAACAGCTCCCAGCAGCACCACACCGACGCTCTTCAACCCGTCAGCTGTTGCGGACATTAATAAAAAACTAGGAGCTCTAGCCCCCACGAAAACTCTAGATTTTCTACCAATCCTAAAACCCGCAAACACTGATAAACTACAAACTACAAACGCGAATGTAGGATTTCGACCAGTAATAACTACTACAAGAATCAATGACGATTTCCGACCGGTGATAACCAACGTGCAATCTCTCGCCAGTTTGCCGAAGACAACTGTCAAAATAGTTCCGAGAGATATGCCTGATTTAAACAAACCTGAAGTGTTCGCGGTGGTCAATAAAAAGGACCCGAAAGCAAGCaagaatattataataatacctTCGGCCCGAAATCCGCCTAAAAAGCAAGAGGAAGCGAAAACTAAAGAAAACACAGAAAACTTACCACAATTGGTAAATGTTTCTGGCGGAGTACATTTACCACCCTCAAGTGTGGGGCAAGGACTACATCTAGTTGTATCACAGTCTCCGCAAAAACACACTATTTTAAATTTTCAGCCAAGTATAtctcaaaaaaattatataccaAATATAGTGGTATCTGGTAGTATGATTCAAGGAGTGGAAACCAGACCGAAGTTTACTAATAACTCTCGTCCGAATTTGGTCACGTCCATGTCGCAGAGACCACCGTTGATACTGAACTCGGTGTTGGCTGGGCAGTCGTCACAACAACAGTTTACGTTGTTAAACTCGACACAAGTGCGCGCCGTGCCGCGCTCGTCCACGGTAGTGACAACGTCGCAGCCTAATGTCCTGTTTAGTTCTATGCCAG GTCACACAATGAATTCGACGCCGATGGTGGTGCGATCCGTGCAGGCGGGGCCGACGGGCGCGCCTAGTGCGCCACCCCCCTGGGCACGCGCACAACCGTCTAACTCCACACCCGCACAACCCCCCAACTCCCCACCCGCACTACCCCCTAATCCCCCACCCGCGCAACCCCCTAATCCCCCACCCGCACAACCCCCTTGGTTACGCGCACAACCCCCTAACTCCCCACCTGCAGAACCCCCTAAGCCCCTGCTCACACAACCCTCTGCTAACCCCACGCCTGAGGAAGAGGATACGTCTAAAGACGGTGAAA TTGTAATGTCATCCTGCCTGGAATTCTGCCAGCGTCCTCAGGCCTCGAGCACCTGGTGTGAAGGCCGAGACTCCACCTCCCTCGTCGTGCTGTGTACGGCCGCGGCCGAAGAAGGTGTTTGGTACATCAAGACCGGCGTGCAACAGTGGTACTTGCTGGTGTGTGATGAGGAAAAACCACCAGCGGAGGCCGAATACTGGGCGCTGAGGCCTAGGGTTCGGCTTGCACTACCG GGCAACGAAGGGAACAACGAGGGGGAGGGGGACCCCGCCGCGAAGAGACTGAAGATGTCGGACTCGGACTCGAACCCCGCGCCCGAGGCAGCGCCCGCCGTCAAAACTA GTTACCTGAAAGTGAAGGCGTTCGCCCGGATGATGCCGGACCCCGAGAAGGCCCGTAAAGTGGCCACCGGGCCCCGGGAGGCCGAGGCTGCCAGGCCCCGGGAGGCCGAG